DNA from Sulfurimonas gotlandica GD1:
AAAAAATAAACTAGTTTTAAAATGAAGATAAAGCTTTCAAAAGCTCTAAGTTATAGGGTGCTTTCATATTACTAATCGAGTAAGAGCCTAGTAAGTTAAATACTCTTCATTCTATCTTTTTTCAAACTCATTTTTTAGATATATAAAGCTTCTCCTGCTTTTGCAACACTAAGATGTAATAATAATTCATAAATTTTTTTTATTATATTATTAATGGATTGGAGAAAATATGAATATTAAATCATTATTAGAATATACACAATCTCTAAATATTTTGTATGTTGAAGACAATATAGAAATCGCTCATAATGGCAAAGATATATTGAGTCATTACTTTAACTCGGTAGATATTGCATATGATGGAGAGGATGGATCACAAAAGTATTTAAATTCATTGAAACAGCATCATACAAGCTATGATATTGTCATAACAGATATCAATATGCCAAAACTAAATGGAGTTGAACTAAGTCGTCTAATCCTAAGAACAAGACCAGAACAAGCTATAGTGATCATGAGTGGGCAAGAAGATTCTGCATATTTAATGGAATGCATTAACATGGGAGTATCTGGATTTTTAAGCAAACCACTAGATTTTAAACAACTGCATATGTTGTTATCTAGAATATCCCAGGCTATTGCAGATCGAAAGTTCGTAGTAGAGCACATAGAAACCCTAAAAAATCGCAACTCCAAATTGGAAAATAAAAACACACAACTCAACAAAGCAATTGATGCTAGCGTACTTGTCTCAAAATCAAACACAAAGGGAATAATTACTTACGCGAATCAAGCATTTATAGAAGTGTCTGGATATTCTCTTGACGAGCTTATTGGAAATTCTCATAATATAGTACGTCATAGCGATACAGAGGATGAACTGTATCATGATATGTGGAAGACCATACGATCAAAAAAAGTTTGGCGAGGTATGCTAAAAAATAAGGCTAAAGATGGACATGACTATTACGTGGACGTGACAATTGTTCCGGTTTTAAATACAAAAAATAGAATATCCGAATTTTTATCCATTAGATATGAGGTTACAAATCTTGTACTAGCAACACGAAAAGCACAAGAATCACAAATGGCCAAAGAACAATTTTTAGCAAATATGAGTCATGAACTCCGAACGCCGTTAACTGCAATACTTGGTTTTTCACAAATGATTATGGCTAGAGCAGATACACCAGAAATAATTTCAAACTGTGTTAGTAAGATAAATATTGCAGGTATCAATCTTTTAACTCAAGTGAATACAATTTTAGATTTATCAAAAATAGAATCTGGACAAATGACATATCAATTTGACAATTTCCAATTAAAACCACTTTTTGAAGAGTTGAGAGTTATATTAGAATCTCAAGCCAAGGATAAGAATATTAGCCTTATTATGCCTATGATAGATAAAGAGGAAATGCATGGCGATAAACTTTCCATCAAACAAGTATTTATGAACCTCCTCTCTAACGCTATAAAGTTCACTGCTATAAATACAACAGTAGAAATTTCGTACACATGCAACATAGAACAAAAGGAACATATATTTAAGGTCTATGATCAAGGAGATGGAGTAGATGAAAAGGATATTCAGACGCTGTTTGAACCTTTTTATCAAGGAGAAAATTCAAGAATCAATGCAACACCAGGAACTGGACTTGGACTTGCAATATGCAAAAAAATTGTGACTGACGTGCATAAAGGCAAGATTGGTGTTGAAAATATAAAAAATGGTGGAAGCTGTTTTTATATGACTATACCTATCAACTCATAGAGTTTGCAACATAATTGCAACACTAATACGGCATACTATTAAAATAAATGGAGTCTCTATTGTATAATAAATCAAATACTATAGTTGAAAATTTTATAGTCCTTAAAGAAAAAGAAATACTTTATAGATCAATACAACTTGGTAATATAGTCAATAATATTTATTTAGTGAACCATCATGATACAAAAATACAAAAAATCTAAATAAGGATATAAATGTCTAGGAGCCTTACTCTAAAAGATCTTATTTATAGTAGCTACATCACAAGCTCTTTAATCCCTATTATCGTGATCGAACTAGTTTTACTCGCTTTGTATTTTGGAGTGAGTTACTTTATAACTAGCGAGAGTCAAAAAACACTTTATTCTAGTGTTACTCAAAGTCTACATGAAATCACCTCTAGAGAAGCCCACCAAATTAGTCAGCAGTTTCAAGAGGTATCTCGTATATCTCAAATGATGAAAATAGATCATCAAGATTTTTTTAGCTCAGCAGATAGATGTACCCTTCCAAAGGGTGAACCTGAATTTATGGTTCACCAAAATGGTGTTTACTATAAGAATGTTAATAATGGAGGCGGCACGCTTTACTATTCCTCAAAAACAAAAATGACTCAAGAAACAAAACGTAAAGCAAGATGTAGTGAGTCTATAGATCCATTGTTGAAGTCGATAGTTCAGACAAATCCGATTATCACACAGGCATATTTTAATTCATGGGACAACCTTAATCGGCTATACCCATTTATGCTAGATGCTCCAACTCAGTATGGCGACACATTAATCATGCAAGATTACAATTTTTATTATTTAGCAGATCAGGTTCATAATCCTCAAAAGAAATCTGTATGGACCAGTGCGTATTTAGATCCTGCTGGACAAGGATGGATGATTTCAAATATCGTTCCTATTTACAATAATAATTTTTTAGAAGGTGTAAGCGGGCTCGATGTAACAATCGACTCTCTCATTCAAAATATTCTTTCCCTTAAAATACCTTGGCAAGGAAGTGCCTTTATGGTTGATAGTGATGGGATGATACTTGCGATGCCCCAAACGGTAGAAAATATACTTGAGCTAAAAGAGCTAAAAAAGCATATATATAAAAGTAGTGTAAATCAAACAATTTCAAAGCCTCAAGAATATAATCTTTTTAAAATAAAGAACCAAAAATTGCGAGAAAGCATGAGTAAATTCTTTAAAGAATTTACTCAATTTGGCATTCTAGAAAATGGGGATTCGCGTTATTTGCTAAGTCAAGAGAGTATTCCAGAGACAGGTTGGCGTTTAATTATCATAGTAGATGAATCCATTGTTTTTTCGCCAATAGACAAACTAAAAGAAAACACTAATATGATAGGTTATATAATCATTGCTTTAATGGTTTTATTTTATATTTTATTCTTTTCATATTTACTAAGAAAATCATTAAAAATAGCAAATAAAATCGCTTCACCAATTGAAAAATTATCTTTACTAACTTCAGATTTTGGGCGTAAAGCAAACACTCAATTAGGAATGAAAGTCGGTATTGAAGAGGTTGATCGTCTTACTCAAAATTTCAACAAAGTAAGTTTAGAATTAGATGTAAGAACCAAAGAATACGTTGAATCTCAGTTACGAGAAAAAATGAGAGAAAAAGATGCTGAGATAGCTTATAAAGCTGGTTTATTTGAAAGTGCAAGTAGTTATTTACATAATATCGGGAATACACTTACTATGATAGAGGGTAAAATCCTCTCTTTACTCGACGTTAAAAAAGCACTTGAAAAATCGGGTCTAGGAATTAAAAAAGCGAATACAATGGTAGAAAAAAGTGATGCGAACACACAGCAAAAAGAAGAAATTGGAACTTTTTTAAGCTTATTTGGTAAAGCCTTGACTGAGGATGTTACAGAAGAAATTCAAGATATTGCAAATGATATTAAAAATATTAATAATCAAGCAACAATTTCAATCAATCATCAACAAGATCTTTTTAATGCCAACACCGATATGAAGCAAAACTATACTCAAAAATTTGATGTAACAAGTATGCTTGAAGAATTAGTAGCCCAATATCACATAACTTTTAATAAAAAAGGCGTATACTTAAACTTAGATTCTGAGAGAAACTTAATCATTAACAGTGTTAAGTTTCAATTTCAAGAAGGATTAAGTAATGCGCTTAAAAATGCTTTAGAATCCATCCTAGCTAATTCTACTCAAGAGAAGGGAGAAACCTTTATTCGAGCATTTACTTTGGGTAACCGGGTAATCATTGACATAAGCGATAATGGCCTTGGTATTAAAGAGCAAGACCGTCCTAAATTATTGAAGTCTGGGTTTACAACTAAGGTGAATGGTCACGGCTTAGGATTACACTCTTTTAATAATTTTCTCAACAGCCATAATGGAAAATTAAGTTTAAGAAGTGATGGATACTTAAAAGGAGCGACTTTGCATATAGAAATAGGAGATACTCATGAATAAGAATTTAACAATATTCGCAGTTGACGACGAACCAATTGTATTGGAACTTTATGAAAGTATATTTTCCAAAGAGAAAAAGCTTACCTTGGATTTTTTACAGGCACTTGATGAAACAGAAGATGATGATGAAAATGATTTACATACCTTTACACATGGTAAAGCCTATTTAGCTGCTCTAAAAAGTCATTACGCTGATGGTAAAAGAGTGCCTCTTTCTATTTTAGATATGAGACTCCCGGAATTACATGGTTTAGATATAGCAAAAGAAGCACGAAAAATTGATCCTCATATGACAATCGTCATCGTAACTGCATACTCAGATTATACAGTAAAAGAACTCATCGATGAACTTGAAAATCGAGTTTACTATGTACGAAAGCCATTTAAGACTGACGAACTTTATGCTCTAGTACACTCCAATCTTAGAGAGTGGAATGAGATCGTACAAGAAAAAGAACTACAAAAAGACTTATCTATAGATCTAACACAAGATGGTCTGTGGAACTGGAATCTAGAAAATAACGATGTTTATTTTTCGCCAAGATGGAAAGAGATGCTTGGATATAAGGATGATGAACTCAAGAATGACTTCTCCGAGTGGCTTAGCCGTATTCACCCAGATGATAAGGAACAAGTAGAAAAAGATGTACAAATACACTTAAGTGGAAAATCCGAATTTTATGTAAACGAGCATCGATTACGCTGTAAAGACGGTTCTTATAAATGGGTTTTAGATCGAGGGAAAGCCCTCTTTAATAAAAATAATGAAGCTAATAAAATGTCAGGTTTTCATACAGATATTACACAAAGAAAAGAACTTGAAGAACAGTTATTTGGATTAAGCGAATCGCTGTCCAAAAAACTAAATCATGAAATTTCTAAGCAAGCAAAATTAAGTAACACTAACTCAGAACTTGAAAAACAACTTCAAGAAGAGATACAACTACGACGTGAAAAAGAAGATATGCTTTTACAACAAACACGACAAGCAGCTATGGGGGAAATGATAAGTATGATCGCTCACCAATGGCGACAACCTCTCACTGTCATTGGTATGATTGCTGATAATATTTCTTTGGATGTGATGTTTGAAACGCTTGATACACAGAAGCTTCAATCGTCACTCAAAGATATAAGCGATCAAACAAAGTATCTATCCCAAACCATTGACGATTTTAGACAGTTTTTTGTTCCCAATAAAGAAAAAGATACTATTTTCTTACACGATTGCGTAGAAGGTGCTTTAAATATAATAGAAAAAAATCTTATCAGTCATAATATCGAAGTAATCAAGAATTATGAAGATTTAACTAAGATTGATTTGTATAAAAATGAACTTATACAAGTTTTTATAAATTTTTTAAAGAATGCACAAGATGCTTTTGAAGAAAAGCATATAAAAAATGCAAAAATAGAACTAACAATAAAAGAGTACGATACTAGTGTTGAATGTTCTATCGAGGATAATGCAGGTGGTATTCCACTTGAAATACAAAAAAATATTTTCGACCCATACTTCACAACAAAAAATAAAAAAAATGGGACAGGACTTGGTCTTTATATGTCAAAAAGCATTATTGAAGATCATAGTTCTGGAACTATAAAAGTAAGTAATACTGATGATGGGGTTATCTTTACCCTCTCTTTTCCAAAAGTGTCTTTACAAAAAGATATTATGTAGTTACTATCAACTTTTCAACATATATAGACAATTATCAACTTCAGATATGACTTCATCAAGTGACTCATTTTTATCTATACTACATGTTAAAAAATCAACACTCATACTTTGCTTACCAGTCAAATTTTCATTTTTATAAGAATAATTATTTAGGAAATCTTTCAAAGAATCTTGCACTTCTTTTGAGAAACCTTTACATACTAATATGACAAATTGATTTGTATCAAAAGAGAATAATTCGATAACTTCATCCTCTAGTAAATTACTAAAATTATCTACTAAGTACTCTGAAAACTTCATATAAATTCTCTGTAGAGATGATACACCAAATTGTTTAATATATTCATTTATGTGCTTTAATCCAAAACATATAGCATTATATTCAATTTCATTAGTTCTGTAGCTATCTATTCTTTTTCTAAACCCATTTCTTAATAGTAAACCTGTTGTTAAGTCAATTTCTAATTCATCGCTAGCCCGCTTACTCGTTGATGCTATGACATCCAGTTGATCAAGATTAAGAAAGAAACACATCAATTTAGACGAATCTTTTATTTGTGTTACTTTAACCATATATTCAACTTTATCACCATTGTTAATAAGTAAACTATATGTAGTATTTTTATTTTTATTTTTATTTAAATATATTAAGATTTCATTATTATTCATTCCATGGAGTAATTCATCGTCAAATAAAGTACCTAACATGATATTGACATCATTTTTTTGATTAAATGTTTTTACAAATAACTCATTGGCATAATCAACAATACCTCTTTGAAATATTACAATAGGAGCAAATAGACTCTCAATAACTAATTCTTTTTCAAGATTCTTTTGCTTTTGTTTTTCTTCTAAAAGTATTTTTCTTTTTGTGTTGTAAATATTGACTACTTCTTTAGAAATAATACCTAAGAATTTAGGTACATCTATAGGCTTCATCACAAATCTATCCACACCTAAATCTATAAGCTTTATTAACTTTTCACTATCATTGTAACCAGAAGTCACAATAATAACTTGGTCTGGATTGATTTTTTTGATTTTTGTTGTCATCATTATGCCATCCATTTCTGGCATTAAAATATCTGTAATTACAACATCATAATTGTTTTGCTTATATGCAGCTAAACCTTTTATCCCATTATCTACATATGTAATATTCTCAAATAACTTTAAAAGAAGTTTTTCTACCTGAGAAGCTATTCTGGAATCATCTTCAACATATAAAATTTTTATTGATTTACCAATTATTCTAATTTTTTTAATTACTTCAGGATTCATCGTTATTCTCCCCTATAGGTATCTGTATTGTAAAAGCTACTCCATCCACTGTATTTTTAGCAAAAAGTTTCCCTTTTAAGTGGTTTTGAACAATAATCTTGGACATATAAAGACCTAGTCCTGTTCCATTCTTCTCTTTTTTTGTTGAATAATATGGTTCAAATATTCTTGGCATAATTTCATCGGGTATTCCACCACCATTATCTACTATGCATATATTTAAAAAATCATCAACTCTATCGCAGCTTAATTTAATAGTTTTAATTACCTGTGAAGATTTTAAGTTTGTTAGAACATCTTTTGAATTAGAAAGTATATTTAGTAGAACTTGGATGAGCTCATTTTTATAGATATTAACTTGTATGTCCTTGCATTCTTCGGTCTTTAAATCTATCTGTTGGTTTTGTAATTGCTTAAATACTAAGCCTTTTATAGACGTTATAATTTTTTTACTTGATATTATTTCTTTTTCTTTACTCTCTTGAAGAAAGTTTCTAAAATCATCAATTGTTGCAGAAAGGTAATTTACTTGAGTATTTATATTATTTAAATCATCTTGTAAGGTTTCGGTATTAAGCTCATCTAATGCTAAATCCATAGTTATATTACCAGAAGTCATTCCAATAGCAGTCAAGGGCTGTCTCCACTGATGTGCAATCATCTCAACCATTTCCCCCATTATTGCTTGTTTTGATTGTGCTAAAATCATTTTTTCTTTTTCTCGTATTTGCTTTATTGATGACTCTACTCTCTCTTCGAGTTCCTCTACGCCAAGGCATGCACTGATGGATAAGTTTATTTTTGATTGAAAGTTTCCGAGCATTGACGCTAGCTTATTAATATTTGGATGGCTCTTATAAAAAAACACCATATATCCATACTTTAGGGGTAATATAATTATCTCTAAATCATTCTCTTTAACTATTAAAAATTTCTTCTCTTCATCTATCTTGACACCAAGTGTAAAGTCTAACTTCTTACCAATATGTAAAAAAGGTTCTTCTTGTATCTTGTTTTTATAATACTTTGCAGTTATTGCACCAGTCTTTCTTGAAAAACTCGTTAAAACTTCAAGTATCATACTATTGAGTTCTAATGTATTACCAATTGCACTTAAACATTCATAAGATAAGGTAAGCTGATTTAGTAACATAATATCTTCGTTATATTTCAAAGTGTACCGACTACACAAGTTTTATTATAAAAATCTATATATGTATCTGACTTATTCGCAATTTCTCCTAAAGTCAAAGCACCAACAAGAGGCAAGTCACCAATTATGTTACTTACAGAATCTATCTCTTTAACAAAGCTATCTTCTAAAAAAAGAACTCGAGATATACAATCAATCATTATGACTAACTCTTTTTCTTTTTTAGTATCCATAGCATTTATTGCAGCAAACTTTGCAGCTTCAATAAGTTTAGACTTTTCACCTTTTAACACTTGTATAACAGAATTTTGTGGCATAACACCTACTAACACTAAGCTTTTACCGTCACTAGCAATTGGATCTCTTACAATAATTTCTCCGCTATAACTGACTATGCCCAATGGATATGATTTTGCCAATTCAAAGAAATTATCTTCACTAAACTTGAGTCCACTGTCTTTTTCAACTATATTTTTATAAACATCAAAGGCATATTCATAATCAATCTGTTCAAGTACATTTTTACTACTAGAAGTAGCAACATGCGGGCCATCTAAATACTCCCATCCATGACTAACTCCAACATCTAAGTCTTGAGAAAGAGGAATTATAAGTGCAGAATTCTGCGTAATATATTCAGGTGTAAATATCACCCTTTCTTGCTGCAGTGTCAATTTTCCTGCACCACCACCAAATATCTTACACTCTTCATTTGTTGATTCAAAAAGAGAAACTAAAAATGGATCGATATATGGACTAAGACCATCTACAAAAAGTAGCATTGATTTTATAGAGCTAAATTTTTTTTCGTCTTCTATCTTATTTTCCATGTTATTTACTAATATAGGTTCTATATCTATATCTATAGCGATAAGACCATCTTTATAGTGTTGTTTCTCAAATATAATTTCTGGAAAAATAGCACCATAACAATTAATATTTAAATTTTTTATTGTTTCATGATTGAAATCACAATTTTCTGACACTAGTAGTAAATACATTTTTTCTTTTGAGTCTTGGTACTTTAAAAACTCTTCAAATGAGTTTAAGTAAACTGAATTCATTATTTTCACCTCTTAATATTGAGTCAAAGTATAAATGATTATTGTCCCTTATGTGTCACTCACTATTTTATAGCCAACCCCATGTAGGTTTTTTATGAGCTCATCAGGAATTTTTTTTCTAAGTTTATATATAAATTTTCTTACATTTTCTACATCCATATCAATGTTATCCATATAAAAATAGTTTACAATTTCATCTACAGAGACTGTCTGGTTTATTTTTTCTACCAATATATAAATAAGTTTTTTTTCATATTCTGTCAATTTTATTGACTCATTGTTTATATATAAATCTTTTTCATTTAACTTAAAAATAATATTATTGTTTATCACTACACTGTTTTTTATATCTTTTTCGTTAAATAATTTCTTGCAAATAATATAAAACTCATCTAACAAAACTTCTAGAGAGATAGGTTTTTCAATAAAGCGACGAATACCAATATTTATAAGTTCGTGCAAATAATTGGCTTCTCTATGTGCTGATAAAATTATTATCTCTTGTAATGGATTAATTGTTTTTATGTGTTTTGATAATACAGTTCCATCCATCTTTGGCATCGATATATCACTCAAGACAAAATCATAAGTATTTTTTTTATATAATTCTAATGCTTCTTCACCATTATATGCGCCGTCAACTACTTTAAAAAGAGAATTTAAAGTTCGTTCAATCTCTTTATAAACTTCTTCATAATCTTCTACAAAAAGTATACTCATTTGCGAAGTGTATTTTTTTAATCTGGTAATTTTACTTTTTTGTTCTTCAAAATTAAATGCCAACTTATTCATATTTAATTGTAGCATATTTCATTAAAATTATAGAGATGACACTCAAGTGACAAATACAAAGTAGAATTCTAAACATAACTATTAGGAATTAAATTATGATTACAAAGAAAATAGAAAATGTAAAAAATATTGTACGTAATTATAATGTACTAATAGTTGAAGATGACTCTTTTATACGTGAACAATTGTCACGAATTTTAAAAAAACTATTTAAAGAGATATATATAGCGGTGGATGGTAAGGATGGACTTAGTAAATATAAAGAGAATAAGAATAATATACATATAATAATAACAGACTTAAATATGCCTCATATTGGCGGATTACAAATGATAGAATATATAAAAGAAATTGATAAAGATATTCCGATTTTAATTTTATCTGCACATTCAGAATCTCATTTCTTTATGAAGAGTATCAGATTAGGTGTAGATGGATACCTACAAAAACCTCTAGACTCAGACTTGCTCATGGATTTAATAAAAAAAGTTGTTTTAAAGAAGAAACTTCAAGATGACTTACTAGAGAGCACTAACTTTTTAAATCAATATAAAGAAGCAGCTGATGAGAGTGCTGTCGTTTCAAAAACTTGACATTTATGGAAATATCACTTATATAAATCAAAAGTTTTGTGATATATCTGGATATAAGAAAGAATATTTAATAGGAAAAAAACATAATATATTAAGACATCCTAAAAACAGTTCTTCTCTTTATAAAGAGATCTGGAATACTATAAAAATAGAAAATAGAACATGGCATGGTACCATTATGAATAAAGACAAATACGATAATAGTTTCTATATGGATACAATGATAAAACCAATATTTGATACTCAGAAAAATGTAATAGAATATATATCATTACAACATGATATTAGTGATGTTATATCTCCTAGACGACTATTAAATGACTTCATTAACAATTCTGTTGAACCCATGGTTGTGATGATGGAAATAGAACATTTTGGCGATATTGAAAAGTACTATGGAATTGAGATATCCGAAAAAATAGAAAAAAAGTTTGAAACTGATTTTTTTGATCTTTTACCAAATCATTGTGAATTTGATAAAATATACTCATCAGGTTATGGGGTATATGCCTTGGCTCAAGATAAAACAAAATCTACGTATACTACAAATGAAATAATTGCCAACATACATATACTACAAAATGATATATTAAATACTACACTTCATATCGATATGTTTGAATATGATATATCTGTTGTGATTAGTATGGCATATGGTGAAGATGCTCTTTTAAATGCACGACATGGATTGATGTATTTAAAAAATAATAACAAACGTTTTACTTTAGCAAATGGCCTTAGTAAAGAAGAATCTCGAAAATCTCAAAAAAACCTTGAAATTCTAACCATGATAAGAAAAGCTATTAATAGTTTAAATATAGTCTCTCTCTTTCAACCTATTATAAATAACAAAACTAAAAATGTTGAGAAGTATGAATCTTTAGTGAGACTTATTGATGAAAATGGAAAAGTAATAAGTCCTTTTTATTTCTTAGATACAGCAAAAAAGGGACAATACTATTCTCAAATCACATCGATTGTTTTAGATAATTCTTTTTTAGCACTCAATAATACAGATGCAGATATATCAATAAATTTATCAATTTTAGATATAGAAAAAAAAGCTACAAGAGAAAAGATATACTCACTTTTAGAAAAACATAATAAGCATCTACATAGGCTAGTATTTGAATTATTAGAAGATGAAGCAGTTAAAGATTTTGATTTAGTTAAGTCTTTCATACATAATGTTAAAACAATGGGAGTTAAGATAGCTATAGACGATTTTGGTGTTGGTTATTCAAACTTTGAAAGACTTCTCGAGTATCAACCAGATATCTTAAAAATAGATGGTAGTTTAATTAAAAATATAGATAAGAATCCTCTTAGTTTCAATATAGTAGAGACTATTGTAGCTTTCGCCAAAAAAGAACATATTCTGACAGTAGCAGAATATGTTGAGAATGAAGATATCTTTAATATCTTAAATGACTTAGGGATTGATTATTCTCAAGGATACTACTTTGGCAAACCTAGTGCTTTATAAATAAAAAACTACACAAAGGCGATATAATGACTGCAACTATAGAAAACTTTAATGATATTTCACATTTATTGAGAAAGAATGCTAATTTACTTATAGCTGAAGATAATAAAGATATAAGAGAGCAGCTTCACAGATCTGTTGATAAATTTTTTCCAAATGTATTTGTTGCATCTGATGGCCAAGAGGCATTAGAGATTTTCTTAAAAGAAGATATTAATATTTTACTCACAGATATAAATATGCCTAGGATGAATGGAGTAGAGCTTGTAGAAAATATTTTATCAGTTAATGAAGATATCTTTATTATAGTCTTATCTGCCCATAACAATTCAGATATGCTTATCGAACTTATAAATTTAGGTGTAAATAATTTTTTGCCAAAGCCAATAGATATGGCGATGATGGCAAAGTTCTTTTACAATGCTTGCTTACAGTTAAAAAGCACTTTAAAACTAAAAGATGACACACTTACACTAGAAGAACTAGAAAAACTAGAAGAACTACAGATTCTTTTAGAGGATGAGTTGATAGATTATTCAAGGATAGATAGTCTCGGTAGTGTTCAATAATCTGTGCCAGCATATAAAAGTTTAGTAAAAATATTTACTATATCTTTTTATCCATAAAGATTATAGACATGACACTCAAGTGACAAATATTAAGTAAAGTTCTCCCTTTAAAACAAAAGGATTATATATTGACAACTTTCCCACTTGAAAATGTGAAAAAATTAAGAAAAGAACTTGCAGCCCACCCTGTGTATGCTGCTGTTACAGATATGCAAGATTTAACAATCTTCATGCAACATCATAGTTACGCTGTTTGGGACTTTATGTCATTGGTAAAATATTTACAAAATGTTATTGCTCCAGCAAGTACACCTTGGCTCCCATTTGGTGATGCACAAGTGCAACGTTTTATTAACGACATCGTTCTTGCAGAAGAATCAGATGAAGGTATCCCACTTGAAGATGGGACAACAACATATACAAGCCATTTTAATTTATATGCACAAGCTATGGAAGAGGTTAAAACTGGAAGTAGTGATTTTATTAGAGAGTTTGTTTCTAAAGTCGCTTCTGACTCTTTACGCGCAGCAAAACAAACAACATCTATACCTTTGCCAGCAAAAGAGTTTATGCAAACAACATTTAGCTTTATAGATAGTGATAAACCACATGTTATAGCCGCCGCATTTGCTTTAGGAAGAGAACATATTATCCCAGAAATGTTTCGTTCTCTTCTTGATAAAATGAATATATCCAGAGCAGAAGCTGGAGTATTTCATTACTATTTAGACCGTCATATAGAACTTGATGGAGACCATCATGGCCCAATGTCTATGCGAATGTTAGAATTATTATGTGAAAATGATGAAACTAAGGTTGCCCAAGCAGAAGCTGCTGCCCTAGATGCGATAAAAGCCCGAATTAAATTTTGGGATGGTGTATTATTGGCGATAGAGAGTAATAAGAAAGAATAGGAAGAGAATTTTTTACACTCTCCTCTCTCTCCACTCCATCAATAAAGATCTTAAATCTATTACAATTAGATCAATTTCATTATGTGTTTCTTCTAGCTCTTGAAAATCATCTTCAATCAAGTGTTGTATTTGTTC
Protein-coding regions in this window:
- a CDS encoding hybrid sensor histidine kinase/response regulator; amino-acid sequence: MNIKSLLEYTQSLNILYVEDNIEIAHNGKDILSHYFNSVDIAYDGEDGSQKYLNSLKQHHTSYDIVITDINMPKLNGVELSRLILRTRPEQAIVIMSGQEDSAYLMECINMGVSGFLSKPLDFKQLHMLLSRISQAIADRKFVVEHIETLKNRNSKLENKNTQLNKAIDASVLVSKSNTKGIITYANQAFIEVSGYSLDELIGNSHNIVRHSDTEDELYHDMWKTIRSKKVWRGMLKNKAKDGHDYYVDVTIVPVLNTKNRISEFLSIRYEVTNLVLATRKAQESQMAKEQFLANMSHELRTPLTAILGFSQMIMARADTPEIISNCVSKINIAGINLLTQVNTILDLSKIESGQMTYQFDNFQLKPLFEELRVILESQAKDKNISLIMPMIDKEEMHGDKLSIKQVFMNLLSNAIKFTAINTTVEISYTCNIEQKEHIFKVYDQGDGVDEKDIQTLFEPFYQGENSRINATPGTGLGLAICKKIVTDVHKGKIGVENIKNGGSCFYMTIPINS
- a CDS encoding ATP-binding protein, whose protein sequence is MSRSLTLKDLIYSSYITSSLIPIIVIELVLLALYFGVSYFITSESQKTLYSSVTQSLHEITSREAHQISQQFQEVSRISQMMKIDHQDFFSSADRCTLPKGEPEFMVHQNGVYYKNVNNGGGTLYYSSKTKMTQETKRKARCSESIDPLLKSIVQTNPIITQAYFNSWDNLNRLYPFMLDAPTQYGDTLIMQDYNFYYLADQVHNPQKKSVWTSAYLDPAGQGWMISNIVPIYNNNFLEGVSGLDVTIDSLIQNILSLKIPWQGSAFMVDSDGMILAMPQTVENILELKELKKHIYKSSVNQTISKPQEYNLFKIKNQKLRESMSKFFKEFTQFGILENGDSRYLLSQESIPETGWRLIIIVDESIVFSPIDKLKENTNMIGYIIIALMVLFYILFFSYLLRKSLKIANKIASPIEKLSLLTSDFGRKANTQLGMKVGIEEVDRLTQNFNKVSLELDVRTKEYVESQLREKMREKDAEIAYKAGLFESASSYLHNIGNTLTMIEGKILSLLDVKKALEKSGLGIKKANTMVEKSDANTQQKEEIGTFLSLFGKALTEDVTEEIQDIANDIKNINNQATISINHQQDLFNANTDMKQNYTQKFDVTSMLEELVAQYHITFNKKGVYLNLDSERNLIINSVKFQFQEGLSNALKNALESILANSTQEKGETFIRAFTLGNRVIIDISDNGLGIKEQDRPKLLKSGFTTKVNGHGLGLHSFNNFLNSHNGKLSLRSDGYLKGATLHIEIGDTHE
- a CDS encoding sensor histidine kinase is translated as MNKNLTIFAVDDEPIVLELYESIFSKEKKLTLDFLQALDETEDDDENDLHTFTHGKAYLAALKSHYADGKRVPLSILDMRLPELHGLDIAKEARKIDPHMTIVIVTAYSDYTVKELIDELENRVYYVRKPFKTDELYALVHSNLREWNEIVQEKELQKDLSIDLTQDGLWNWNLENNDVYFSPRWKEMLGYKDDELKNDFSEWLSRIHPDDKEQVEKDVQIHLSGKSEFYVNEHRLRCKDGSYKWVLDRGKALFNKNNEANKMSGFHTDITQRKELEEQLFGLSESLSKKLNHEISKQAKLSNTNSELEKQLQEEIQLRREKEDMLLQQTRQAAMGEMISMIAHQWRQPLTVIGMIADNISLDVMFETLDTQKLQSSLKDISDQTKYLSQTIDDFRQFFVPNKEKDTIFLHDCVEGALNIIEKNLISHNIEVIKNYEDLTKIDLYKNELIQVFINFLKNAQDAFEEKHIKNAKIELTIKEYDTSVECSIEDNAGGIPLEIQKNIFDPYFTTKNKKNGTGLGLYMSKSIIEDHSSGTIKVSNTDDGVIFTLSFPKVSLQKDIM